The window CCGGCCGGCAGCAGCGACTTGCGGCGCTCCACGACCGCCCGCACCGCGCCGTCGTCCAGGGTCAGCGAACCCTGCGGGGTGGAGGCGTGCTGGAGCCACAGCAGCCGGTCGGCGGAGCGCTTGCCGGTGGCGTGGAAGTAGGTGCCGGTGTCGCCGCCGGACAGCGCCTCGGCCGCGTGGACGGCGCTGGTGAGCACCACGGGGATGCCCGCGGCGGCCGCGATCCGGGCGGCCTCGACCTTGGTGACCATGCCACCGGTGCCGACGCCGGCCTTGCCCGCGCTGCCGATCTCGATGCCCGCGAGGTCCGAAGGCCCGCGCACTTCCGCTATCCGCGAGGTCCCCGGCTTGCTGGGGTCACCGTCGTAGACGCCGTCGATGTCGGAGAGCAGGACCAGCAGATCCGCCCGTACGAGATGGGCGACGAGGGCGGCGAGGCGGTCGTTGTCGCCGAAGCGGATCTCGTCGGTGGCGACGGTGTCGTTCTCGTTGACGACCGGGAGGGCGCCCATCGCGAGGAGCTTGTCGAGGGTGCGCTGCGCGTTGCGGTGGTGGGCGCGGCGGCTCATGTCGTCGGAGGTGAGCAGCACCTGGCCGACGCGGACGCCGTAGCGGGCGAGGGAGGCGGTGTAGCGGGCGACGAGCAGGCCCTGGCCGACGCTGGCGGCGGCCTGCTGGCGGGCGAGGTCCTTGGGCCGGCGGCGCAGCCCGAGCGGGGCGAGACCGGCCGCGATGGCGCCGGAGGAAACGAGAACAATCTCACGTTCGCCGCCGCTGCGGACCTTGGCGAGGACGTCGACGAGGGCGTCGACCCGGTCCGCGTCGAGCCCCCCGGCGGCGGTGGTCAAGGACGAGGAACCCACCTTGACGACGATCCTGCGGGCCTCGGCCACGGCCTGCCTTACGCCTGTCACCTGCTGTTCCGTCCCCTCGCACGTCGACTCTTCCGCAATCTACGCGAAGGGTGCCGTCCGCCGCGCATCGGTCCAGAGCCCGGACACAAGGCCCGTAGCGGTTTGCTCACGCCTTGCGTACGGCAAAAAGGTTGTACTGGTTGCTTATAGAAATGAAAGTCCCGTCAAACTTAATCTGTCTTTTGTGTCATCGACTGTTCCTCCTTCGCGGCGCATCCTCCTCAGATCGGGGAAGAGCCCCTACGACGTCGTCCCTGTGGAAGAAGCCCTCCACCGCGACGTCATCGCCACCAACTCCGGCAACCTGATCTTCAGCGACGCCACCCACAAGCTCCTGGAAGTCCCGGGCACCGAGGTCGTGTCCAACGGCATCCGGACGAATGTGCAGGCCGCGGAGAAGATCAACGAGGAGTACGACGCCTTCGTCGTGCCGCTCGCCAACGCGTTCCGGCCGTCGTTCGAGCCGATGCTGAAGCGGCTGACGCAGCTCATCACCCGGCTGAAGATCCCCGTGGTCGTGGTCGGCGTCGGCGCGCAGACCGGGCTGAACTACGACCCCGCGCGGCTGAAGCCCATCGAGCCGGCCGTGCGGGCGTTCGTCTCCGCGGTGCTCGACAAGAGCGCCTCGATCGGTGTGCGCGGCGAGTTCACCGAGAAGTACCTGAAGGACATGGGCTTCCGGGACGTCGAGGTCATCGGCTGCCCGTCGCTGTTCATGTACGGCAAGGACCTCACCGTCGCCAAGCGGGCCCCTCAGCTCACCGCCGAGTCGCGCGTCGCCGTCAACGGCTCGCACAGCGCGGTGCGCACCCAGGGCCTGGACCGGGTCATCACCGCCGCCCACGAGCGCTACCCGCATCTGCGCTACATCGGCCAGAACCTCAGCGACGCCCTCCAGCTGCACTGGCGGGACGTCTCCGGGCCCAACGGCAAGATCACGCAGATGCCGACGCACCCGGACCACCCGATGTACCGGGAGGACAAGGCCCGCGTCTACATCGACCCGATCACCTGGATCGACGATCTGCGCGAGTTCGACTTCTCCTTCGGCTCCCGCATCCACGGCAACATCGCGGCGCTGCTGGCCGGCACCCCCGCCACCGTGCTGTGCGGCGACTCGCGCACGCTGGAGCTGTGCCGGTACTTCGACATCCCGCACCAGCGGATCGACGAGCTCGGCAAGGGCGAGGACGTGGACCCGGCGACGCTGTACGCGCAGGCCGACTTCAGCGCGCTGGTCGACGGCCACCACGAGCGGTTCGAGCGGTTCACCGGCTTCCTGGACCGCAACGGCCTGCAGAACACCTTCACGCACGGCGACAGCGGAGCGGCGTTCGACAAGCGCATGCGCTCGCTGTCCTTCCCGGCCGGCATCCGCCCCTGGAACGACGCCGACCCCATCGCCATGGCCGCCCGGTTCGGTTTCCTGCAGAACCGGATCACCAAGCTGACCTCGGACAACGCCAAGCTGAAGAAGGAGCTGGCGCAGAGCGGCACCAAGGCGACCGCGGCGCCCGCGCCGACGTCCGTCTACCGGCGGGCCCGCCGCGTGGTCGGCAAGGCGCTCCAGTCGGGCAAGCAGTAACCCACGGCTCACTCCAAGGCCTCCGGACACCTCCGTGTCGTCCGGAGGCAGGCGCGCGTTAACCCAGACGCACGTCTGCGCCGACCTTGGAGTGACCGCAGTGCCCGTACCCCTGTCCCGTCTCCGGATCCCGGTCAAGGCTCTCGTGGCCGCGGTCCTGGTCGCAGCCTTCTGCGCCCAGGCCGTGGCCGCCCTGCGCCCGCACGTCCCGCTGCTGATCGCCGCGACCGCCCTCTCGCTGGCCGTGGAGGGCGTCCTGTACCGCTGGCAGCGCGGCATGCTGTCGGTGTTCGCCAAGTCGCACATGGACATCACGG of the Streptomyces sp. NBC_00287 genome contains:
- the proB gene encoding glutamate 5-kinase, producing the protein MAEARRIVVKVGSSSLTTAAGGLDADRVDALVDVLAKVRSGGEREIVLVSSGAIAAGLAPLGLRRRPKDLARQQAAASVGQGLLVARYTASLARYGVRVGQVLLTSDDMSRRAHHRNAQRTLDKLLAMGALPVVNENDTVATDEIRFGDNDRLAALVAHLVRADLLVLLSDIDGVYDGDPSKPGTSRIAEVRGPSDLAGIEIGSAGKAGVGTGGMVTKVEAARIAAAAGIPVVLTSAVHAAEALSGGDTGTYFHATGKRSADRLLWLQHASTPQGSLTLDDGAVRAVVERRKSLLPAGIAAVEGEFSAGDPVELRDSAGRAVARGLVSFDAKEIPQLIGRSTRELARELGPAYEREVVHRDDLVLLEP
- a CDS encoding polysaccharide pyruvyl transferase family protein, with the protein product MSSTVPPSRRILLRSGKSPYDVVPVEEALHRDVIATNSGNLIFSDATHKLLEVPGTEVVSNGIRTNVQAAEKINEEYDAFVVPLANAFRPSFEPMLKRLTQLITRLKIPVVVVGVGAQTGLNYDPARLKPIEPAVRAFVSAVLDKSASIGVRGEFTEKYLKDMGFRDVEVIGCPSLFMYGKDLTVAKRAPQLTAESRVAVNGSHSAVRTQGLDRVITAAHERYPHLRYIGQNLSDALQLHWRDVSGPNGKITQMPTHPDHPMYREDKARVYIDPITWIDDLREFDFSFGSRIHGNIAALLAGTPATVLCGDSRTLELCRYFDIPHQRIDELGKGEDVDPATLYAQADFSALVDGHHERFERFTGFLDRNGLQNTFTHGDSGAAFDKRMRSLSFPAGIRPWNDADPIAMAARFGFLQNRITKLTSDNAKLKKELAQSGTKATAAPAPTSVYRRARRVVGKALQSGKQ